From one Myxococcus xanthus genomic stretch:
- a CDS encoding prephenate dehydrogenase/arogenate dehydrogenase family protein → MTESIALLGYGRFGRALSGLLLVAGIPHRVFEPRQDDVPDALRAPTLAESVEGAGLVVLSMPVSGMRSVLEELRPRLSPAQTVLDVGSVKVRPVQVLASVLGRDIPWVGTHPLFGPASLARGDLPRRTVVCPNELHPEAVRKARVLFERIGCEVTELSPDAHDALMVRTHVLTFFLAHGLLKAEAGKDLPFAPPSFQPVARLEEYARLEVPHLFGVVQSENPYARDARVRLLEALTQLHLGCDSGRSGAPEPVAAPPGLTEVRECVDALDRELVQLLNRRAQLIQQAAHLKAEHGLPLPDAEREASLLETRRQWAAEQGMDADDTEDVFRAVLRFSRRAVPTGSR, encoded by the coding sequence ATGACGGAAAGCATCGCGCTGCTGGGGTACGGCCGCTTTGGCCGTGCCCTGTCTGGCCTCCTGCTGGTGGCGGGCATCCCGCATCGGGTGTTCGAGCCGCGCCAGGATGACGTGCCCGACGCACTGAGGGCACCGACGCTCGCGGAGAGTGTCGAGGGCGCGGGGCTGGTGGTGCTCTCCATGCCCGTGTCTGGAATGCGCTCGGTCCTGGAGGAGCTTCGCCCGCGCCTGTCGCCCGCGCAGACGGTGCTCGACGTCGGAAGCGTCAAGGTGCGCCCTGTGCAGGTGCTGGCCTCCGTGTTGGGGCGGGACATTCCCTGGGTGGGCACGCATCCGCTGTTCGGCCCGGCCAGTCTGGCGAGGGGCGACCTGCCTCGCCGCACGGTGGTGTGCCCGAACGAACTGCACCCAGAGGCCGTGCGCAAGGCCCGGGTCCTGTTCGAACGCATCGGCTGTGAAGTGACGGAGCTGTCGCCGGATGCGCACGACGCGCTGATGGTGCGCACGCATGTGCTCACCTTCTTCCTGGCCCACGGGTTGCTCAAGGCGGAGGCCGGAAAGGACCTGCCCTTCGCGCCGCCCAGCTTCCAGCCCGTGGCTCGCCTGGAGGAGTACGCACGGCTGGAGGTGCCCCATCTCTTCGGCGTCGTGCAGTCGGAGAATCCCTACGCGCGGGACGCACGCGTGCGGCTGCTGGAGGCCCTCACGCAGCTCCACCTGGGCTGTGATTCGGGGCGCTCGGGCGCGCCGGAGCCTGTCGCCGCGCCGCCCGGGCTGACGGAAGTTCGGGAGTGCGTGGATGCGTTGGACCGTGAGCTGGTTCAACTCCTGAATCGTCGCGCCCAGCTCATCCAGCAGGCCGCACACCTGAAGGCCGAGCACGGACTTCCGCTGCCAGACGCGGAGCGCGAGGCGAGCCTGCTGGAGACCCGGCGTCAGTGGGCCGCGGAGCAGGGCATGGACGCGGACGACACGGAAGACGTGTTCCGCGCCGTCCTGCGCTTTTCACGTCGCGCCGTGCCCACGGGCTCCCGCTGA
- a CDS encoding U32 family peptidase, with the protein MTRRRPEILAPAGDLDSMKAALASGADAIYFGLDEGFNARARAENFSLATLPETLALVHRAGARAYLTLNTLVFEPELPVVENILRRIAEAGVDALIVQDPAIALVARAVCPQMEVHASTQMTISSAEGARFAKGLGATRVVVPRELSVAEIRRLASETDVELEVFIHGALCMSWSGQCLTSEAWGGRSANRGQCAQSCRLPYDLVVDGQTRELGDVQYLLSPKDLAGVMAVPQLVEIGVHSLKIEGRQKGPQYVATAVQGYRRWVDGVSAGTPDTGALRKDLADMTLSYSRGFSHGFFAGSDHQTLVEGRFPKHRGAYLGRVESVHGRDVRVVDDTEGRPWTGGLGQDDEKARPDAPVGKVSSPLETATPVPAEVSPRPGMGVVFDDGHPEDKHEPGGPLFRVERKGRGWVLGFGNPGPDMGRVKPGQRVWMTSDPALAKRTEELLGRGEPEGRVPLELTVTGAAGSPLTVLGRARGGHVYSVSSEVALAEARGGGIDEALLRDKLAALGGTPFTLTGLDTSGLAAGLHLPVSEMKALRRRLVAELSEAVARGPVRTVNEGSTLESLRASLRERVQPTPRAVEDVRLLPLCRTDEQLEAVIAAGLPEVELDWMELVGLQRAVERARAAGLRVTIATVRVQKPGEEGYDARIAKLKPDAVLVRHWGAMMHFLERPPAHGETRPALHADFSLNVTNSVTALHLLGLGLDTLTFAHDLDAVQLGAMLEHLPAERFTVTVHHHISTFHTEHCVYSHTLSHGRDYRSCGRPCEKHRVSLRDHKGLEHPVVVDVGCRNTVFNAQAQSAASLVPSLLARGVRRFRVEFVRESREEASRVLSAYQELLAGRISPAEAVRRAAVHEQFGVTKGTMKVLNPTFTVQR; encoded by the coding sequence ATGACCCGCCGCCGCCCCGAAATCCTCGCCCCCGCTGGGGACCTCGACTCGATGAAGGCCGCGCTCGCCAGTGGCGCGGACGCCATCTATTTCGGATTGGACGAAGGGTTCAACGCACGCGCACGCGCGGAGAACTTCTCGCTCGCCACCCTGCCGGAGACGCTGGCGCTCGTGCACCGCGCCGGCGCCCGCGCCTATCTGACGCTGAACACCCTGGTCTTCGAGCCCGAGCTCCCGGTGGTGGAGAACATCCTTCGCCGCATCGCCGAAGCCGGCGTGGACGCGCTCATCGTCCAGGACCCCGCGATTGCGCTGGTGGCCCGCGCGGTGTGTCCGCAGATGGAGGTCCATGCCTCCACGCAGATGACCATTTCGAGCGCGGAAGGCGCGCGCTTCGCGAAGGGCCTGGGCGCCACGCGCGTGGTGGTGCCGCGCGAGCTGTCCGTGGCGGAGATTCGCCGGCTGGCGTCGGAGACGGACGTGGAGCTGGAGGTCTTCATCCACGGCGCGCTCTGCATGTCGTGGAGCGGTCAGTGCCTCACCAGTGAGGCGTGGGGTGGACGCTCCGCCAACCGGGGACAGTGCGCGCAGTCGTGCCGGCTTCCGTACGACCTGGTGGTGGATGGCCAGACGCGGGAGCTGGGCGACGTGCAGTACCTGCTCAGCCCCAAGGACCTCGCGGGCGTCATGGCAGTGCCGCAGCTCGTGGAGATTGGCGTCCACTCGCTGAAGATTGAAGGCCGGCAGAAGGGGCCGCAGTACGTCGCCACGGCGGTGCAGGGCTATCGGCGCTGGGTGGACGGTGTGTCCGCGGGGACGCCGGACACGGGGGCGCTGCGCAAGGACCTGGCGGACATGACGCTGTCGTACAGCCGGGGCTTCTCGCACGGCTTCTTCGCGGGCTCGGACCACCAGACGCTGGTGGAGGGGCGCTTCCCGAAGCACCGGGGCGCGTACCTGGGCCGCGTGGAGTCCGTGCACGGTCGTGACGTGCGCGTGGTGGACGACACGGAGGGCCGTCCCTGGACGGGAGGGCTGGGCCAGGACGACGAGAAGGCGCGCCCGGATGCGCCCGTGGGCAAGGTGTCCTCTCCGCTGGAGACGGCGACACCGGTGCCGGCCGAGGTATCGCCCCGCCCCGGCATGGGCGTGGTGTTCGACGACGGGCATCCCGAGGACAAGCACGAGCCCGGCGGTCCGCTGTTCCGAGTAGAGCGCAAGGGCCGTGGCTGGGTGCTGGGCTTCGGCAATCCCGGTCCGGACATGGGCCGGGTGAAGCCGGGCCAGCGCGTCTGGATGACGAGCGACCCGGCCCTGGCGAAGCGCACGGAGGAGCTGCTGGGGCGCGGCGAGCCCGAAGGCCGCGTGCCTCTGGAGTTGACCGTGACAGGCGCCGCCGGTTCGCCGCTGACGGTGCTGGGCCGGGCGCGCGGTGGACACGTCTATTCGGTGTCCAGCGAGGTGGCGCTGGCCGAGGCGCGCGGTGGTGGCATCGACGAAGCGCTGCTGCGGGACAAGCTGGCGGCGCTGGGCGGAACGCCTTTCACGCTGACGGGGCTGGATACGTCCGGGCTCGCGGCGGGGCTCCATTTGCCGGTGTCGGAGATGAAGGCGCTGCGGCGCCGGCTGGTGGCGGAGCTGTCGGAAGCCGTGGCGCGCGGTCCGGTGCGGACCGTGAACGAAGGCTCCACGCTGGAGTCCCTGCGCGCGTCGCTGCGTGAGCGTGTGCAGCCGACGCCCCGCGCCGTGGAGGACGTGCGCTTGCTGCCGCTGTGCCGCACGGACGAGCAGCTCGAAGCGGTGATTGCCGCGGGGCTGCCCGAGGTCGAGCTGGACTGGATGGAGCTGGTGGGCCTGCAGCGCGCGGTGGAGCGTGCGCGCGCGGCGGGGCTGCGCGTGACGATTGCCACGGTGCGCGTGCAGAAGCCGGGCGAGGAAGGCTACGACGCGCGCATCGCGAAGCTGAAGCCGGACGCGGTGCTGGTGCGGCACTGGGGCGCGATGATGCACTTCCTGGAGCGCCCGCCCGCGCATGGGGAGACGCGCCCTGCCCTGCACGCGGACTTCTCGCTCAACGTCACCAACTCCGTGACAGCACTGCACTTGCTGGGGCTCGGGCTGGACACGCTGACGTTCGCGCATGACCTGGACGCGGTGCAGTTGGGGGCCATGCTGGAGCACCTGCCGGCGGAGCGCTTCACGGTGACGGTGCATCACCACATCTCCACGTTCCACACCGAGCACTGTGTGTATTCCCACACGCTGTCCCACGGGCGTGACTACCGGAGCTGTGGTCGTCCGTGTGAGAAGCACCGCGTGTCCCTGAGGGACCACAAGGGTCTGGAGCACCCGGTGGTGGTGGACGTGGGGTGCCGGAACACGGTGTTCAACGCGCAGGCGCAGAGCGCGGCGTCGCTCGTGCCGTCGCTGCTCGCGAGGGGCGTGCGGCGCTTCCGGGTGGAGTTCGTGCGCGAGTCCCGCGAGGAGGCTTCGCGCGTGCTCTCCGCGTACCAGGAGCTGCTGGCCGGTCGCATCTCCCCTGCGGAGGCCGTGCGCCGCGCGGCGGTGCATGAACAATTCGGCGTGACGAAGGGCACGATGAAGGTGCTCAACCCCACCTTCACCGTGCAGCGCTGA
- a CDS encoding SDR family oxidoreductase codes for MADGVFRDGLLAGKVAFISGGSSGINLGIAESFVKAGAKVAINGRNVEKLEAAVKGLQAHGTAMGVAADVRDYAAVEKALQTVREAYGELDVVVCGAAGNFPAPALGMSSNGFKAVMDIDVLGTFNISRAAFEHLRKPGASLINISAPQAYLPMAMQAHVCAAKAGVDMLTRVLAIEWGGSGVRVNAITPGPIDDTEGMRRLAPSDEGRDKLAQALPLQRFGKKQDIAQLALFLASEGSSYITGSIMVCDGGQSLLGGGALMAALGM; via the coding sequence ATGGCTGATGGCGTGTTCCGGGACGGGCTGCTCGCGGGCAAGGTGGCGTTCATTTCTGGCGGCAGCAGTGGCATCAACCTAGGCATCGCCGAGTCCTTCGTGAAGGCGGGCGCCAAGGTGGCCATCAACGGCCGCAACGTGGAGAAGCTCGAGGCCGCGGTGAAGGGGCTTCAGGCGCACGGCACCGCCATGGGCGTGGCCGCCGACGTCCGGGACTATGCCGCGGTGGAGAAGGCCCTCCAGACGGTGCGCGAGGCCTACGGTGAGCTGGACGTCGTCGTGTGTGGCGCCGCCGGCAACTTCCCCGCGCCCGCGCTGGGCATGTCCTCCAACGGCTTCAAGGCCGTCATGGACATCGACGTGCTGGGCACCTTCAACATCAGCCGCGCCGCCTTCGAGCACCTGCGCAAGCCGGGCGCGTCCCTCATCAACATCTCCGCGCCCCAGGCGTATCTCCCCATGGCCATGCAGGCCCACGTCTGTGCCGCCAAGGCCGGCGTGGACATGCTCACCCGCGTGCTGGCCATTGAATGGGGTGGCTCCGGTGTGCGCGTCAACGCGATTACCCCCGGCCCCATCGACGACACGGAAGGCATGCGCCGGCTCGCCCCCAGCGACGAGGGCCGCGACAAGCTCGCCCAGGCCCTGCCGCTCCAGCGTTTCGGGAAGAAGCAGGACATCGCCCAGCTCGCGCTCTTCCTGGCGTCGGAAGGCTCGTCCTACATCACCGGCTCCATCATGGTCTGCGACGGTGGCCAGTCCCTGCTGGGCGGCGGCGCGCTCATGGCCGCGCTCGGCATGTAA